From the genome of Muricauda sp. SCSIO 64092, one region includes:
- a CDS encoding sugar phosphate nucleotidyltransferase — protein sequence MKIIVPMAGRGSRLRPHTLTVPKPLIPVAGKPIVHRLVSDIAKVLGEPIEEIAFILGDPAFFGEDVVQSLEKLAQELGAKASIYRQLDPKGTGHAIMCAEPSLSGPAVIAYADTLIRADFNLDKEADSVIWTKKVDNPEAFGVVNLNEQNQIVELVEKPTEFVSNQAVIGIYYFKDVGVLRDELQFVLENNIINGGEYQINDGIKRMMAKGKIFVTGNVDEWMDCGNKNVTVETNQRMLAFLEKDGEQLLADSVQKTNANIVAPCFIGENVVIKDSTVGPYVSIGANTVVENATVKNSLIQRNSVIKNANLDNAMIGSHVYYDGNFETVSIGDYSVLE from the coding sequence ATGAAGATAATCGTCCCCATGGCTGGTCGGGGCTCAAGATTGCGCCCACATACCCTAACCGTACCAAAACCGCTTATTCCCGTGGCCGGAAAGCCCATCGTACATCGTTTGGTAAGCGATATAGCCAAGGTATTGGGAGAGCCTATTGAAGAAATTGCCTTTATTTTGGGAGACCCCGCCTTTTTTGGCGAGGATGTTGTACAAAGCTTGGAAAAGCTGGCCCAGGAATTGGGGGCGAAAGCCAGTATATACAGGCAATTGGACCCTAAAGGAACAGGACATGCCATTATGTGCGCCGAACCTTCGTTGTCCGGCCCGGCGGTAATTGCTTACGCAGATACTTTAATTCGTGCCGATTTTAACCTGGACAAGGAAGCGGATAGTGTCATTTGGACCAAAAAGGTGGATAATCCGGAAGCTTTTGGAGTAGTGAACCTAAATGAGCAAAATCAAATTGTGGAGTTGGTGGAAAAACCAACCGAGTTTGTGAGTAATCAGGCGGTAATAGGCATTTATTACTTTAAGGACGTTGGGGTGTTACGGGACGAATTACAGTTCGTTTTGGAAAACAATATCATCAATGGTGGGGAATATCAAATCAATGATGGGATTAAACGTATGATGGCCAAGGGCAAGATATTTGTGACCGGAAACGTGGACGAATGGATGGATTGTGGCAACAAAAATGTAACGGTCGAAACCAATCAGCGCATGTTGGCCTTTTTGGAAAAGGATGGGGAACAACTGCTGGCGGATTCCGTACAAAAAACAAATGCCAATATTGTTGCACCCTGTTTTATTGGGGAAAACGTCGTCATAAAAGATAGCACGGTTGGTCCTTATGTTTCCATCGGGGCAAATACGGTTGTGGAAAATGCAACCGTTAAAAATAGCCTAATCCAACGCAACAGTGTTATTAAAAATGCTAATTTGGATAATGCCATGATTGGGAGCCATGTATACTATGATGGTAATTTTGAGACCGTTAGCATAGGGGATTATTCGGTCCTGGAGTAG